The following proteins are encoded in a genomic region of Mus caroli chromosome 18, CAROLI_EIJ_v1.1, whole genome shotgun sequence:
- the LOC110285125 gene encoding desmoglein-1-alpha-like produces the protein MEAVVIYCRALNAQGQDLENPLELRVRVMDINDNPPVFSMTTFLGQIEENSNANTLVMKLNATDADEPNNLNSMIAFKIIRQEPSDSPMFIINRKTGEIRTMNNFLDREQYSQYSLVVRGSDRDGGEDGLYAESECSIXILDVNDNIPYLEQSSYDISIEENTLHSQLVQIRVIDLDEEFSDNWKAIIFFISGNEGNWFEIEMNERTNVGTLKVVKPLDYEAMKNLQLSIGVRNVAEFHQSIISQYRLTATMVTVTVLNVVKGCVFQPGSKTFVVDSRMEANHTVGEFLATDCETGLATNKFKNVRYRYVMGNNPENLLAIDSGIITLRNRVTMEQYQRLNKRYEGTVLSIHDSLQRTCTGTIIMVLCGFWTTTEHPTTSTETPSITPKVNNVHFGPAGIGLLIMGFLVLGLVPFLLICCDCGGAPGGGAGFEPVPECSDGAIHTWTVEGPQPEPHNGITTICVPQMPPGNANVIEYIDNSGVYTNEYCGREMQDLGGGERTTGFELMDSVKTSAAPEICQEYSGTLRRNSMRECRNGGLNMNFMESYFCQKAYAYADEDEGHPSKDYLLIYDIEGVGSPAGSMSCCNFIGEDLDESFLDTLGPKFKKLADISLGKEIESYPDPDPSWPPQNTEQICPQHMEQLASGHPSISPHFGTTTVISENAYPSGPGVQHPMLIPDPLGYGNVTVRESYTTSGTLKPSVHFHDNQQASNVMVIERVVGPVPDADLHGMLEIPDLRGGANVIVTERVIAPGSSLPTSLXIPNPRETSNVVVTERVIRPTSGMIGNLSMPPELSSAHNVTVTERVVSGAGMSGIAGTAGLGGVGGVGSSGIVSTTMGAGGMGLSGAGVGDGGTGLSMGGTATIGHMRSSSDHHFSQTVGSASPSMARSRITKYSTVQYSK, from the exons ATGGAAGCTGTAGTG ATCTACTGCCGAGCACTGAATGCACAAGGTCAAGACTTGGAGAATCCACTGGAGCTTAGAGTCAGAGTGATGGACATAAACGACAACCCTCCTGTGTTTTCAATGACTACATTTCTAggacaaatagaagaaaattctaATGCAA ACACACTGGTAATGAAACTCAATGCTACCGATGCTGATGAGCCAAATAACTTGAACTCAATGATAGCCTTCAAGATCATAAGACAGGAGCCTTCTGACTCACCAATGTTCATCATCAACAGGAAAACTGGAGAAATCAGAACAATGAATAACTTTCTAGACAGAGAG CAATATAGCCAGTATTCCCTTGTGGTGAGAGGCTCAGACCGTGATGGTGGAGAAGATGGCTTGTATGCAGAGAGCGAGTGCAGCATCANCATCCTNGATGTCAATGACAACATCCCATACTTGGAGCAGTCATCT TATGACATCTCAATTGAAGAAAACACACTTCACTCCCAGCTAGTGCAGATCAGAGTCATTGATTTGGATGAAGAATTCTCAGACAACTGGAAGGcaatcattttctttatctctggaaatgagggaaattggtttgaaatagaaatgaatgaaagaacaaatGTAGGAACTCTGAAGGTTGTCAAG CCCCTAGATTATGAAGCCATGAAGAATCTACAGCTTAGTATTGGTGTTCGAAATGTAGCTGAATTCCACCAGTCAATTATTTCTCAATACAGACTCACAGCAACTATGGTCACTGTGACTGTGTTAAATGTTGTCAAGGGCTGTGTGTTCCAGCCAGGTTCAAAGACATTTGTAGTAGACAGTAGAATGGAAGCAAATCACACAGTGGGAGAGTTTTTAGCTACGGACTGTGAAACAGGTCTAGCTACAAACAAGTTCAAAAATGTTAG ATACAGATATGTAATGGGAAATAACCCAGAGAACCTGCTGGCTATTGACTCAGGCATAATAACTTTAAGAAATAGAGTTACTATGGAACAATACCAAAGGCTTAATAAGAGATATGAAGGAACAGTGCTATCAATACATG ATTCCCTTCAGAGGACCTGCACAGGGACAATCATCATGGTACTTTGTGGCTTCTGGACAACTACTGAACATCCTACAACATCCACTGAGACTCCATCCATTACTCCAAAAGTAAACAATGTTCACTTCGGTCCTGCAGGCATCGGGCTGCTCATCATGGGGTTCCTAGTCTTAGGAT TGGTTCCATTCCTGCTGATCTGCTGTGATTGTGGAGGGGCCCCTGGTGGTGGAGCTGGATTTGAACCTGTTCCAGAATGTTCTGATGGAGCAATTCACACGTGGACCGTAGAAGGGCCACAGCCTGAACCCCACAAT gGGATAACCACCATCTGTGTGCCACAAATGCCACCTGGTAATGCCAATGTTATAGAATATATTGACAACTCAG GAGTTTATACAAATGAATATTGTGGCAGAGAAATGCAAGatctgggaggaggagaaagaaccaCAGGATTTGAACTAATGGATAGTGTTAAAACATCAGCTGCACCTGAGATATGCCAAGAATATTCAGGAACATTAAGAAGAAATTCAATGAGAGAATGTAGAAATGGGGGTCTCAACATGAATTTCATGGAAAGTTACTTCTGCCAG AAAGCCTATGCTTATGCGGATGAAGATGAAGGACATCCATCCAAGGACTATTTGCTCATCTATGACATCGAAGGTGTGGGTTCCCCTGCAGGCTCCATGAGCTGTTGCAACTTCATTGGAGAAGATCTAGATGAGAGCTTCCTGGATACCTTGGGGCCCAAGTTTAAGAAGTTGGCAGATATCAGCCTgggaaaagaaatagaatcatACCCAGATCCTGATCCTTCTTGGCCTCCACAGAACACTGAACAAATTTGCCCACAGCATATGGAGCAACTTGCTAGTGGACACCCAAGCATATCCCCACATTTTGGCACGACCACAGTAATTTCTGAGAATGCCTACCCCTCTGGCCCTGGAGTACAGCATCCTATGCtaattcctgatcctctgggcTATGGTAATGTCACTGTGAGGGAGTCCTATACCACCTCTGGCACTCTGAAACCCTCTGTCCACTTTCATGATAACCAGCAGGCTTCAAATGTGATGGTGATAGAGAGGGTGGTGGGCCCTGTCCCTGATGCTGATTTGCATGGCATGTTAGAGATACCTGACTTAAGAGGTGGAGCAAATGTTATAGTGACAGAAAGGGTAATAGCACCAGGCTCAAGTCTACCCACTTCTCTANCCAttcctaaccctcgagagacctCGAATGTAGTTGTGACAGAAAGAGTGATCCGACCAACCTCGGGCATGATAGGCAACCTGAGCATGCCCCCTGAGTTATCAAGTGCCCACAACGTGACTGTGACAGAGAGAGTGGTTTCCGGTGCTGGTATGAGTGGAATTGCTGGCACTGCTGGGTTAGGTGGGGTTGGAGGTGTAGGCAGCAGTGGCATTGTTAGCACCACCATGGGTGCTGGTGGCATGGGTCTGAGTGGAGCTGGAGTAGGTGATGGTGGCACTGGGCTGAGCATGGGAGGGACAGCCACTATTGGCCACATGAGGAGTTCCTCTGACCATCACTTTAGTCAGACAGTTGGGTCTGCCTCCCCCAGCATGGCTCGAAGTCGAATCACAAAGTACAGTACGGTACAATATAGCAAGTAG